One window from the genome of Rhodobacteraceae bacterium S2214 encodes:
- a CDS encoding ABC transporter permease: MINLLIALVVIAGLAWVMRFVGQKATNNAPKFRDMSYGVAFGYVLGAALLVWLAWAYMQARSDDPLVANKFFFLKAAIEGFVIFAIAAWLFKQLGQYVGTAWSKKMFRSMPLTAAFGVLIIIIYVVVAVFAGAIAPYGQDEIIQGAAANVVAGGDPALGGDPAYPLGTDQIGRDILSRLIYGAQNTVGIAFITTVLAFLLGGTFGFLAAVLGGWLDQLLSRMVDVLMAIPSLIFALLLMTIASVWSSQLGIPLTIFMVLIIAVIDSTRVFRLARAVGQNIVVMDYIEAAKLRGEGMGYLVFKEILPNATAPLLAEFGLRFCFVFLTIAALSFLGVGIQPPLADWGTMVRDLAGFINYAQFAPQASVTPLLAAGAIALLTVAVNFVVDWMLHKTSGLKE; this comes from the coding sequence ATGATCAATCTCCTTATTGCACTTGTTGTGATCGCGGGCCTTGCATGGGTGATGCGGTTTGTTGGCCAAAAGGCGACGAACAACGCCCCGAAATTCCGCGACATGTCTTACGGCGTGGCCTTTGGTTATGTCTTGGGTGCTGCGTTGTTGGTCTGGCTTGCTTGGGCTTACATGCAAGCACGGTCCGACGATCCGTTAGTCGCGAACAAGTTCTTCTTTTTGAAGGCGGCGATTGAAGGGTTTGTCATCTTTGCCATTGCGGCTTGGCTGTTCAAACAGTTGGGCCAGTATGTCGGCACCGCATGGTCGAAAAAGATGTTCCGGTCTATGCCGTTGACTGCTGCTTTTGGCGTGCTGATCATCATCATTTACGTCGTTGTTGCGGTATTCGCGGGTGCAATTGCCCCATACGGCCAAGACGAGATTATCCAAGGTGCTGCCGCAAACGTAGTGGCTGGCGGTGATCCTGCGCTGGGCGGTGATCCTGCGTATCCGTTGGGTACAGATCAGATCGGTCGTGACATTCTTAGCCGCCTGATTTACGGCGCACAGAACACTGTCGGGATCGCGTTTATCACGACAGTGCTGGCCTTCTTGCTTGGCGGGACCTTCGGTTTTCTGGCTGCCGTTTTGGGTGGTTGGTTGGACCAGCTACTGTCGCGGATGGTGGATGTGTTGATGGCGATCCCGTCATTGATCTTTGCGCTTTTGCTGATGACAATCGCGAGCGTGTGGTCATCGCAGCTGGGTATTCCGCTGACGATCTTCATGGTCCTGATCATTGCTGTCATCGACAGTACCCGCGTGTTCCGTCTGGCCCGTGCTGTTGGTCAGAACATTGTTGTGATGGATTATATCGAGGCTGCGAAACTGCGCGGTGAAGGCATGGGTTACCTTGTATTCAAGGAAATCCTGCCGAATGCGACTGCACCGCTGTTGGCTGAATTTGGTCTGCGCTTCTGCTTTGTGTTCCTGACGATCGCTGCATTGTCGTTCTTGGGTGTGGGTATTCAGCCACCGTTGGCTGACTGGGGCACAATGGTGCGCGACCTTGCCGGTTTCATCAACTACGCACAATTTGCGCCGCAAGCATCGGTAACACCGTTGTTGGCTGCGGGTGCGATTGCCTTGCTGACTGTTGCTGTGAACTTTGTCGTCGACTGGATGCTACACAAAACGTCGGGGTTGAAGGAATGA
- a CDS encoding type 1 glutamine amidotransferase domain-containing protein, with translation MKILMVLTSHDQLGDTGKKTGFWLEEFAAPYYALKDAGAEVVLASPKGGQPPIDPSSDSEDSQTDATRRFKDDKDAQADLADTAVLADVEDAGFDAIFYPGGHGPLWDLAEDADSIRLIETFAASDRPVGAVCHAPAVFKHTKGADGKPLVNGKRVTGFTNTEEDAVQLTDVVPFLVEDMLKANGGQYEKSDDWASFAITDGKLVTGQNPASSEAAAEQLLALLK, from the coding sequence ATGAAGATTTTGATGGTTTTGACGTCGCACGATCAACTTGGTGACACAGGCAAGAAAACCGGCTTTTGGCTGGAAGAATTTGCAGCGCCTTACTACGCGTTGAAAGATGCGGGCGCAGAAGTCGTGCTTGCATCCCCGAAGGGTGGTCAGCCGCCGATCGACCCTAGCAGCGACAGCGAAGATTCCCAGACGGACGCAACACGTCGTTTCAAAGACGACAAAGATGCGCAGGCTGATCTGGCAGACACAGCTGTTTTGGCTGACGTGGAAGACGCTGGTTTCGATGCGATTTTCTACCCAGGTGGTCACGGCCCATTGTGGGATCTGGCTGAAGATGCAGACAGCATCCGCCTGATCGAAACTTTCGCGGCAAGCGACCGTCCGGTTGGCGCCGTTTGTCACGCCCCTGCAGTGTTCAAGCACACCAAAGGTGCCGACGGTAAACCACTGGTGAACGGCAAGCGCGTCACGGGTTTCACCAACACCGAAGAAGATGCGGTTCAGTTGACAGATGTTGTGCCGTTCTTGGTTGAAGACATGCTGAAAGCGAACGGCGGGCAGTACGAGAAGTCCGACGATTGGGCGTCTTTTGCGATCACTGACGGCAAACTGGTTACAGGCCAGAACCCTGCATCATCAGAAGCAGCCGCAGAGCAGCTTTTGGCCCTGCTGAAGTAA
- the ubiG gene encoding bifunctional 2-polyprenyl-6-hydroxyphenol methylase/3-demethylubiquinol 3-O-methyltransferase UbiG yields the protein MTDAATNTVDPAEIAKFEAMAAEWWDLEGKFKPLHMLNPCRLDYITSQIAAEFGRDLNGPAPFDGLRILDIGCGGGLLCEPMARLGATIVGVDAAAGNIPVAEIHAQQSGLTIDYRHNTAEAMAADGEQFDVVLNMEVVEHVADPLGFLTACRQLLKPGGLHICSTINRNPKSFMMAIVGAEHVMRWLPKGTHEFSKFITPDELFDLLRNAGMEPVDRKGFQFNPIMWNWRISDRDLSVNYVTAAIKPA from the coding sequence ATGACCGATGCAGCAACCAACACTGTAGACCCCGCCGAGATCGCCAAATTCGAAGCCATGGCCGCTGAATGGTGGGATTTGGAAGGCAAGTTCAAGCCGCTGCATATGCTGAACCCTTGTCGGTTGGATTACATCACCAGCCAAATCGCGGCAGAGTTCGGGCGGGACCTGAACGGACCTGCTCCATTCGACGGGCTGCGTATCTTGGACATCGGTTGCGGCGGCGGGTTGCTTTGCGAACCGATGGCGCGGCTCGGGGCGACAATTGTTGGCGTTGACGCAGCAGCGGGCAACATTCCCGTGGCTGAAATCCACGCGCAGCAATCGGGTCTAACCATTGATTACCGTCACAATACAGCGGAAGCGATGGCAGCAGACGGCGAACAGTTCGACGTTGTTTTAAACATGGAAGTTGTGGAACACGTGGCCGACCCGCTCGGGTTCCTGACGGCGTGTCGGCAACTGTTGAAACCCGGCGGACTGCACATCTGTTCGACCATCAATCGCAATCCAAAAAGCTTCATGATGGCCATTGTCGGCGCGGAACACGTGATGCGCTGGCTGCCAAAAGGCACGCATGAATTCAGCAAATTCATTACGCCGGACGAATTGTTCGACCTGCTGCGCAACGCAGGCATGGAACCTGTGGACCGCAAGGGATTCCAGTTCAATCCGATCATGTGGAACTGGCGGATTTCTGATCGCGACCTTTCGGTGAACTACGTCACAGCGGCAATCAAACCTGCATAA
- the grxC gene encoding glutaredoxin 3 encodes MANIEMYIKPGCPYCHAAARLLDNKKVSYSTVNILAQPNKRPEMIKRANGGSTVPQIFIDGKHIGGFDDLSALNARGKLDPLLAA; translated from the coding sequence ATGGCTAACATTGAAATGTATATCAAACCCGGTTGCCCGTATTGCCATGCGGCTGCACGCTTGCTCGACAACAAAAAGGTCAGCTACAGCACCGTCAACATTCTTGCCCAACCCAACAAGCGCCCTGAAATGATCAAGCGTGCAAATGGGGGATCAACGGTTCCACAAATCTTCATTGATGGAAAACACATCGGTGGCTTTGATGACCTGAGCGCGTTGAATGCGCGTGGCAAGCTGGACCCGCTTTTGGCTGCATGA
- a CDS encoding ABC transporter ATP-binding protein translates to MSDQLVKIRNLWLEGRSDETWNPIINGVDLDLKKGEVLGLIGESGAGKSTLGLAAMGFCRDGVRVSKGTVEFDGIDLFSASAATKRSLLGKRIAYVAQSAAASFNPAHKILEQHVEAPTQHGVMGKAESEADGMELYRKLRLPNPNEIGFRYPHQVSGGQLQRAMTAMAMACRPDLIIFDEPTTALDVTTQIEVLAAIREIVEEFNTAAIYITHDLAVVAQMADQIKVLLKGDEVETADTRTMLATPTQEYTKSLWAVRSFERPLKAPVVAGAVPVVSVKNVDAAYGKIPVLHDVSFDMHEGRTVAVVGESGSGKSTTARCITGLLPPSAGEISFGGEVMPANYKQRTKDQLRQVQMIYQMADTALNPRVSVGNIIARPVQFYTGLTGRDLRKRVDGLMDQIELPADEYYNRLPSELSGGQKQRIGIARALAAEPKFIICDEVTSALDQLVAEGILRLLARLQDDLSLSYMFITHDLATVRAIADEVVVMKEGRVVEQGPKRDMFKPPHHPYTDLLLSSVPEMDPDWLTNLLAERGVDNIGDAAIDNM, encoded by the coding sequence ATGAGCGATCAACTGGTCAAAATCCGCAATCTCTGGCTTGAGGGCCGCAGTGACGAGACGTGGAACCCGATTATCAACGGTGTCGATCTTGACCTGAAGAAGGGTGAAGTTCTGGGGCTGATCGGTGAATCCGGTGCGGGGAAATCCACGCTTGGTCTTGCTGCGATGGGGTTTTGTCGCGATGGCGTGCGTGTGTCGAAAGGCACGGTTGAGTTTGATGGCATTGATCTTTTCAGCGCCTCTGCCGCGACGAAACGGTCTTTGCTTGGTAAACGGATCGCCTATGTGGCGCAGTCTGCTGCCGCGAGCTTTAACCCTGCGCACAAAATTCTTGAACAGCATGTTGAGGCCCCGACCCAGCATGGTGTGATGGGCAAAGCTGAATCCGAAGCCGACGGGATGGAGCTGTATCGCAAGCTGCGTCTGCCCAATCCGAATGAAATCGGGTTCCGGTATCCGCATCAGGTGTCTGGTGGTCAATTGCAGCGTGCGATGACCGCGATGGCGATGGCGTGTCGTCCTGACCTGATCATCTTTGACGAACCGACGACTGCTTTGGATGTGACGACGCAGATCGAAGTGTTGGCTGCGATCCGCGAGATTGTTGAGGAATTCAACACCGCTGCGATCTACATCACGCATGATCTGGCTGTTGTGGCCCAAATGGCCGACCAAATTAAGGTGCTGCTAAAGGGTGACGAGGTGGAAACCGCCGATACCCGCACGATGCTGGCTACGCCGACGCAGGAATATACAAAATCGCTTTGGGCTGTGCGTAGTTTTGAACGTCCGCTGAAAGCGCCTGTTGTTGCAGGTGCTGTTCCTGTGGTGTCGGTCAAGAATGTTGACGCCGCTTACGGGAAAATCCCTGTTTTGCATGATGTCAGCTTTGACATGCACGAAGGCCGAACAGTGGCTGTTGTCGGCGAATCCGGCTCCGGTAAATCGACGACGGCCCGGTGTATTACTGGTTTGCTGCCACCAAGCGCTGGCGAAATCAGCTTTGGCGGCGAAGTGATGCCAGCCAATTACAAGCAACGCACGAAAGACCAGTTGCGTCAGGTACAGATGATTTATCAGATGGCCGATACCGCGTTGAACCCGCGTGTCAGCGTCGGCAATATCATCGCCCGCCCTGTGCAGTTCTACACTGGACTGACGGGGCGTGATCTGCGCAAGCGTGTTGATGGTCTGATGGATCAGATCGAATTGCCTGCAGACGAATACTACAACCGCCTGCCGTCTGAATTGTCAGGTGGTCAAAAGCAGCGGATCGGGATCGCCCGTGCACTTGCCGCTGAGCCGAAGTTCATCATTTGCGACGAAGTCACGTCCGCGCTTGATCAGCTTGTTGCCGAAGGAATCCTGCGCCTTTTGGCGCGTTTGCAGGACGACCTGTCGCTTTCTTATATGTTCATTACCCATGACCTTGCGACGGTTCGTGCCATCGCGGACGAAGTTGTGGTGATGAAAGAAGGCCGTGTCGTCGAACAAGGCCCCAAGCGGGACATGTTTAAACCGCCGCATCATCCGTACACGGATTTGCTGTTGTCATCGGTGCCGGAAATGGACCCCGATTGGCTGACCAATTTGCTTGCAGAGCGCGGTGTGGATAACATTGGCGATGCAGCTATAGATAATATGTAA
- a CDS encoding double zinc ribbon domain-containing protein: MQSVVRSIYPPQCVACETATEAEHGLCGPCWAQTGFISGLVCDTCGAPQLGEDHGDRIQCDDCMTIARPWERGRAALEYRGIGRRLVLGLKHGDRLDLTWPAAGWMAARVQPILREDTVIVPVPLHWSRLIKRRYNQAAALAVDLGRHLGRPVIVDALTRRKATKPLDGVGRTARFAALTGTIAAHPKRGLLLAGKSVLIVDDVMTSGATLAAATEAARAAGAANVSIVTLARVVKDT, encoded by the coding sequence ATGCAAAGTGTCGTTCGATCAATTTATCCGCCGCAATGTGTCGCGTGCGAAACCGCAACCGAGGCCGAACATGGTTTGTGCGGCCCATGTTGGGCGCAAACCGGATTTATCAGCGGGTTGGTGTGCGACACCTGCGGGGCGCCGCAATTGGGCGAAGATCACGGAGATCGCATCCAGTGCGATGATTGCATGACGATCGCCCGCCCGTGGGAACGCGGTCGTGCAGCGTTAGAATATCGCGGGATTGGCAGGCGGTTGGTGTTGGGTTTGAAGCACGGTGACCGATTAGATCTGACGTGGCCTGCTGCCGGATGGATGGCTGCGCGTGTGCAGCCGATCCTGCGCGAAGATACGGTGATTGTGCCGGTGCCGTTGCATTGGTCGCGTTTGATTAAACGCCGCTATAATCAAGCCGCAGCTTTGGCCGTGGATCTTGGGCGTCATCTGGGGCGACCCGTGATTGTGGATGCGTTGACGCGGAGGAAAGCGACCAAACCGTTGGATGGTGTTGGCCGTACAGCCCGCTTTGCAGCTTTGACCGGTACTATTGCAGCCCATCCCAAACGGGGTCTTTTGCTGGCTGGCAAGTCGGTTCTGATTGTCGACGATGTGATGACATCCGGGGCGACGTTAGCTGCCGCAACAGAGGCTGCGCGGGCCGCTGGTGCCGCAAACGTGTCTATTGTTACTCTGGCGCGTGTGGTGAAGGATACCTAG
- a CDS encoding MarR family transcriptional regulator — MIDDSDNLAATLFSEILAVDQLARASVAKVLPKGMELSHFSVLNHLAHSGVERSPGELARTFHLTRGAMTNTLGKLEWNGWVHIRPDWDDARRKMVAISPAGMSARDAAIHAISPLIAQIVKDIGPMRVRSTLPVLREMRQRLADA; from the coding sequence ATGATTGACGACTCCGATAATCTTGCTGCGACGTTATTCAGCGAGATTTTGGCGGTGGATCAGTTGGCGCGTGCCAGTGTCGCGAAGGTGTTGCCGAAGGGGATGGAGCTGTCCCATTTTTCAGTGCTCAATCATCTGGCCCATAGCGGTGTAGAACGATCCCCCGGTGAATTGGCGCGTACGTTTCATCTGACGCGCGGTGCGATGACCAACACGTTAGGCAAGCTGGAATGGAACGGCTGGGTTCATATCCGGCCCGATTGGGATGATGCGCGGCGCAAGATGGTTGCTATTTCGCCAGCGGGCATGTCCGCACGTGACGCCGCAATTCACGCGATTTCCCCACTGATTGCCCAAATCGTCAAGGATATCGGACCGATGCGCGTCCGCAGTACGCTGCCTGTTTTGCGCGAAATGAGACAGCGGTTGGCTGACGCCTGA
- a CDS encoding ABC transporter permease: protein MGNVLTIILQRLALGVLTLLIVSIVIFVAVNLLPGDFAQLILGQGATEESVNQIRKDLGLDQPLITRYFGWLGGMLTGDLGTSFAQLNFTSNLGGVNNVTVLDQILPRLSNTLFLAGVTAMIAVPIAVTLGILAALYRNTIFDRAANIATLSSISSPEFFMAYVLILVLAVINPLLPSLSNIYDGMPFGERLEKTMLPALTLTLVVTAHMMRMTRASIINLLASPYIEMARLKGMSPMRVIVKHALPNALAPIINVIALNLAYLITGVVVVEVVFVYPGIGQLFVDSVKIRDIPVVQACCLIFAAAYILLNLTADIMSILSNPRLRHPK from the coding sequence TTGGGCAACGTCCTAACCATTATACTTCAACGCCTTGCACTAGGCGTTCTCACGCTTCTTATTGTTTCGATTGTGATCTTTGTTGCTGTGAACTTGCTTCCGGGTGATTTTGCACAGCTGATCTTGGGTCAGGGGGCTACAGAAGAATCCGTCAATCAAATCCGCAAAGACCTTGGGTTGGATCAGCCTTTGATCACCCGCTATTTCGGCTGGCTTGGTGGAATGTTGACCGGCGATCTTGGCACCAGTTTCGCGCAGTTGAATTTTACGTCTAACTTGGGCGGCGTGAATAACGTGACCGTGCTGGATCAAATCCTACCCCGGTTAAGCAACACGTTGTTCCTTGCCGGTGTGACTGCAATGATCGCTGTGCCGATTGCTGTGACGCTGGGCATTTTGGCCGCGTTGTATCGCAATACGATCTTTGACCGTGCCGCCAATATCGCAACGTTGAGTTCGATTTCGTCGCCAGAGTTCTTCATGGCCTATGTGCTGATCCTCGTGCTTGCCGTGATCAACCCGCTGCTGCCATCGCTGTCCAACATTTATGACGGCATGCCGTTTGGCGAACGTCTGGAAAAGACAATGCTGCCTGCGCTGACGCTTACATTGGTCGTGACCGCGCATATGATGCGGATGACACGCGCGTCGATTATCAACTTGCTCGCGTCCCCGTATATCGAAATGGCCCGCCTGAAGGGTATGTCGCCGATGCGCGTCATCGTGAAACACGCGCTGCCGAATGCATTGGCCCCGATCATCAACGTGATCGCATTGAACCTTGCTTACCTGATCACTGGTGTGGTCGTGGTTGAGGTTGTGTTTGTGTATCCGGGTATCGGCCAGCTGTTCGTGGATAGTGTGAAAATCCGCGACATTCCGGTCGTCCAGGCCTGCTGCCTCATCTTTGCAGCGGCCTACATCCTGTTGAACCTCACGGCGGACATCATGTCGATCCTGAGCAATCCGCGTCTGAGGCATCCGAAATGA
- a CDS encoding methyltransferase domain-containing protein, whose amino-acid sequence MDTPPNITDRTALTRHRDRALPDALFLHDVVADEFQERLIEVNRKFTKVAIVTGFPEFWAAKYPDATIVGDDDTLALEVETYDLVLHTLALHWANDPVGQLVQCRRALKPDGLFLAASFGGQTLNELRTSLAEAEIAVTGGLSPRIAPMGEIRDLGGLLQRAGFALPVADGTPLQVSYANAFHLMHDLRKMGENNALSDRIKTFTPRNMLTEAATIYADNFRAEDGKRVTATFEIITLTGWAPAESQPQPLRPGSAKTRLADALGTDETPLK is encoded by the coding sequence ATGGATACGCCACCGAACATCACCGACCGCACCGCCCTGACCCGTCACCGTGACAGAGCCTTGCCCGACGCGCTTTTCTTGCACGATGTCGTCGCCGACGAATTTCAGGAAAGACTGATCGAGGTTAACAGAAAGTTTACAAAGGTCGCGATTGTGACCGGCTTTCCCGAATTTTGGGCGGCAAAGTATCCGGACGCCACAATTGTTGGCGACGACGACACCCTCGCGCTCGAGGTCGAAACCTACGATCTGGTCCTGCATACACTCGCGCTGCATTGGGCAAACGACCCCGTTGGACAGCTGGTGCAATGTCGGCGGGCACTGAAACCGGACGGGTTGTTCCTTGCCGCCAGCTTTGGTGGGCAAACACTGAACGAATTGCGGACATCGTTGGCCGAAGCGGAAATCGCCGTCACAGGCGGTTTGTCCCCGCGCATCGCACCCATGGGCGAAATTCGTGACCTTGGCGGTTTGCTGCAACGGGCAGGTTTCGCATTGCCAGTGGCAGACGGCACACCCTTGCAGGTCAGCTACGCCAACGCGTTTCACTTGATGCACGACCTGCGCAAGATGGGTGAAAACAACGCACTGTCCGACCGGATCAAAACCTTCACGCCCCGCAACATGCTGACAGAAGCCGCGACGATCTACGCCGACAACTTCCGCGCAGAAGACGGCAAGCGGGTCACAGCCACCTTCGAGATCATCACGCTGACAGGATGGGCACCAGCAGAAAGCCAACCGCAACCCTTGCGACCGGGTAGCGCCAAGACACGACTGGCCGATGCGCTTGGCACCGATGAAACACCACTAAAATAA
- a CDS encoding carbon-nitrogen hydrolase family protein, translated as MKVALLQITSGPDPVQNLAMVRAMVRDAVRQGAGFVLTPEVTNCLTSSRAAQDAALSLEGDDITLAALCADAKALGVWISIGSLALKTGDPDGRFANRSFMINPQGDIVGRYDKIHMFDVTVSEKETYRESKGYRPGDHATLVETSFGTVGMSICYDIRFAYLYRTLAQAGADILLVPAAFSPVTGAAHWETLLRARAIETGCYVLAAAQTGTFDPDAKRPRTTYGHSMVISPWGDVLADGGTDATIVMVDIDPAEVSHARKRIPALTHDRDFTGP; from the coding sequence ATGAAAGTAGCTTTACTTCAGATCACGTCAGGACCTGATCCGGTCCAGAACCTTGCGATGGTGCGCGCTATGGTGCGCGATGCTGTCCGGCAAGGGGCCGGATTTGTCCTGACACCTGAAGTCACGAATTGCCTGACATCAAGCCGCGCCGCACAGGACGCGGCTTTGTCATTAGAAGGCGACGACATCACCCTTGCCGCGTTGTGCGCTGACGCCAAGGCGCTGGGCGTTTGGATTTCGATCGGGTCACTGGCCCTGAAAACAGGTGATCCGGACGGGCGTTTTGCCAATCGGTCGTTCATGATCAACCCGCAGGGCGATATCGTCGGGCGCTATGACAAAATCCACATGTTCGACGTGACCGTGTCCGAGAAAGAGACCTATCGCGAATCGAAAGGATATCGCCCCGGAGATCACGCAACTTTGGTAGAAACGTCATTTGGTACGGTTGGCATGTCGATTTGTTACGATATTCGTTTTGCCTATCTCTACCGCACATTGGCGCAGGCTGGTGCCGATATTCTACTGGTTCCTGCTGCTTTTTCACCGGTGACGGGCGCTGCCCACTGGGAAACATTATTGCGCGCAAGAGCCATAGAAACAGGGTGTTATGTCCTTGCCGCCGCCCAAACGGGCACGTTTGACCCCGATGCCAAGCGTCCACGCACGACGTATGGACATTCGATGGTGATCAGTCCGTGGGGTGACGTTTTGGCCGACGGCGGCACAGATGCGACGATTGTAATGGTTGATATTGACCCTGCGGAAGTGTCACATGCGCGCAAACGCATTCCCGCGCTCACACATGATCGAGATTTTACAGGTCCCTGA
- the pip gene encoding prolyl aminopeptidase, whose product MDKVVGQKRTGAHLYPPMDPFNQQMLDTGDGHSIYVEQCGNPNGIPVVVLHGGPGGGCSPAMRRYFDPSVYRIVLFDQRGCGRSRPHASVINNTTWHLVADIEMIREALSIDRWIVFGGSWGATLSLIYGQTHPESTAALVLRGVFLMTQPELDWFYGGGAGRFWPDLWAKFTDLIPEDEHDDFIAAYHRRLFSGDLPMESRYARAWAGWENALASIESNGSTGESPSDYARAFARLENHYFANAGFLTEDQQILNNMDKIADIPGVIVQGRFDMICPPVSAHTLASKWPKGRLVMIGKAGHALSEPGISRELVHTMDMFADKRDFLNF is encoded by the coding sequence ATGGACAAGGTCGTAGGTCAAAAGCGCACAGGCGCACATCTGTATCCCCCGATGGACCCGTTTAATCAGCAAATGCTGGATACGGGCGACGGGCATTCCATCTATGTGGAACAATGCGGCAATCCGAACGGGATTCCTGTTGTTGTCCTGCATGGCGGGCCCGGTGGTGGCTGCAGCCCTGCGATGCGTCGCTATTTTGACCCAAGCGTTTATCGGATCGTTTTGTTTGATCAGCGTGGCTGTGGTCGGTCGCGGCCCCATGCGAGCGTTATTAACAACACAACATGGCACCTGGTGGCGGACATAGAAATGATCCGCGAAGCGTTGAGCATTGATCGGTGGATTGTGTTCGGCGGCAGCTGGGGGGCGACCCTGTCGCTGATCTACGGACAAACGCATCCCGAGAGCACGGCCGCGCTAGTGTTGCGCGGCGTTTTCTTGATGACCCAACCCGAGCTGGACTGGTTCTATGGCGGAGGGGCGGGTCGGTTCTGGCCTGATCTTTGGGCAAAGTTCACTGATTTGATCCCAGAAGACGAACACGATGATTTTATTGCAGCGTATCACCGGCGCCTTTTCTCGGGCGATTTGCCGATGGAATCGCGGTATGCGCGCGCGTGGGCGGGTTGGGAAAACGCATTAGCGTCGATTGAATCAAACGGTTCAACTGGCGAAAGCCCGTCCGATTACGCCCGCGCCTTTGCACGGCTTGAAAACCACTATTTCGCCAATGCCGGATTTCTAACCGAGGACCAGCAAATCTTGAACAATATGGACAAGATTGCAGATATCCCTGGCGTGATTGTGCAGGGACGTTTTGACATGATCTGTCCGCCGGTTTCTGCCCACACGCTGGCCAGTAAATGGCCAAAGGGGCGTTTGGTCATGATCGGAAAAGCGGGGCATGCATTGTCCGAACCGGGCATCAGTCGGGAACTTGTGCACACGATGGATATGTTCGCAGACAAGCGCGACTTTCTGAATTTCTGA